A stretch of Besnoitia besnoiti strain Bb-Ger1 chromosome V, whole genome shotgun sequence DNA encodes these proteins:
- a CDS encoding hypothetical protein (encoded by transcript BESB_058330), whose amino-acid sequence MELTKSAFAAAIDMDSPNFVLADRYSTSQVLRRLAAEQDTSNHWGDQALHPFVHESTVVSLTTQDGRGTDAFFTSADGNRRWSNSEQEVSSSPDHAAPMEQETCCPNSAMPRQLGISQKAAALLTASYPHDQEASTRVRAGSFGAFRRRFMRRNALFATPLRGRGPIGLRGEVYPLTQRARAGSMGRPRGRSLQVLLSGPHATLDSFAPRDSRRTQDQRTMPLEQVGQMLQTMTLSTFPSSSISPGGVSANAGLQQTNETANFNSGGAAIPPFTPEFKKTQIRSAPSFPPVGEWAPAFTASSERVTSPIMHERHDDIVRRKKLLSGVSLPSLEHVALRDSHAHLLSMLGGGGEEVSFPPVGYSV is encoded by the exons ATGGAGCTTACAAAGAGCGCTTTCGCTGCGGCCATAGATATGGATTCTCCAAACTTCGTTCTGGCAGACCGGTACAGTACCTCGCAAGTGCTCAGGCGCTTAGCGGCCGAGCAGGACACCTCGAATCATTGGGGTGATCAAGCCCTGCATCCATTTGTGCACGAAAGCACAGTCGTCTCCCTGACGACTCAGGATGGTCGCGGAACCGATGCATTTTTCACTTCTGCCGACGGCAACCGCCGATGGAGCAATTCCGAGCAGGAAGTCTCTTCAAGTCCAGACCACGCTGCACCCATGGAACAGGAGACATGCTGTCCGAACAGCGCTATGCCGCGCCAACTGGGCATCAGTCAGAAGGCAGCTGCTCTGCTTACCGCATCATATCCACATGACCAAGAAGCCTCCACCCGTGTTCGCGCCGGCTCATTTGGTGCCTTTCGGAGGCGATTCATGAGGCGAAACGCCTTGTTCGCTACACCGCTGCGAGGCCGAGGCCCGATCGGTTTGCGCGGGGAAGTGTATCCTCTCACTCAGAGAGCGCGTGCCGGCTCGATGGGTCGGCCGCGGGGGCGTTCTCTACAAGTTTTGCTGTCGGGGCCACACGCAACCCTAGACTCTTTTGCACCCCGGGATTCTAGAAGGACTCAAGACCAGCGAACTATGCCACTCGAGCAAGTGGGACAGATGCTGCAGACCATGACTCTGTCTACTTTCCCCTCCAGCAGCATTTCGCCTGGTGGCGTCTCCGCAAACGCAGGCCTACAGCAGACGAACGAGACTGCAAATTTCAActcaggcggcgctgcaatACCGCCATTCACCCCTGAGTTCAAAAAAACGCAGATTCGGTCTGCACCTTCTTTCCCACCGGTCGGAGAGTGGGCACCGGCATTCACAGCATCATCAGAGCGCGTGACTTCCCCAATAATGCATGAAAGACATGACGATATTGTCCGCCGGAAGAAGTTGCTATCAGGAGTGTCTCTACCTTCCTTGGAGCACGTCGCTCTCCGCGATTCCCACGCACATTTACTCTCCATGCTTG gtggaggcggagaagaagttAGTTTCCCCCCTGTCGGTTACTCAGTCTAA
- a CDS encoding hypothetical protein (encoded by transcript BESB_058340), with protein MEAPGGNADRPRRHLASFSSVSEQEEEAAPVWGSELAPAAAPLASPSSGSCLSSASPPASPCSATGGRVLLCAALVVCLGTLNQIAGKIRSKPLGKYDYFVSLCNAVLYSTVYSLTLVLAVRWKLVPRENLSFVWPSLFPPRPSHPSRSPSLSSPLPAPVPATSPPFSPLAAASSSSASAAPSGSSLWSWSSLASPLLPRLALAAPSRPSAVPSPRATAPELGAWRFFVLTGLCDACGNVLGFIAQPFVPGPLFSLATQAIVPFSCLCSLVLLRRRYSLPQLAALLLVMLGFFVAWYPLVASEPAGLASVPRMRAATDVEPWSAGLLSRRSHHAREAPHGDSQEDSALFSEVEAAPHAKRPEGKRARAVGGEESRAPQHSERRKRGEEGEETRRQEGAEGDEQARHATLRRKRGEAPPSSARGGGVKGEPSIGEEDEAEKQQRMTICREAGHVCRFLSPSYFSLVETFPYDPSVVVPSFDDDDDVVHGLPPPSWAGASSSPRSPRPPAHAAESSPGVPPGAEPADAVWFYMLLVAFSSFPTALSFAVKEKLLREYETAHARRDAGDADADVRLPSHSGAMTPVAAVGSVSEICEVEDEESLDAGDEEASESGSSTAPGALRLVLGARSIARMRDRETEATAFGGAKMVAAGGRQDGGAARFAAEAFQDGCRERAASRHPGALTHREAGGEGLFVPTEELRDTSWERDVLTDTHSDLAAALSAAKRIPGGDTWQQEGTSWREDETPSLSSNVGGESPCVTQTLHVLVICAHGSVFQLLWILLSIPLSVFVGQAYVSYAVVNIVFNLSLIGLVSAASSLLTFVCMKATLPLSIILYATLPWPLFDPRDVRVTRETTYVPASRMWRQAAGSGVAKDGETAKDLTSRSEHT; from the exons ATGGAGGCCCCCGGCGGAAACGCAGATCGACCGAGGCGGCATCTcgcctcgttctcctctGTTTCAGagcaagaggaagaagccgcgcctgtctgggggagcgagctcgcgcccgccgcagcccctctggcctcgccctcctctggtTCTTgtctgtcttccgcgtctcctcctgccTCCCCGTGTTCCGCCACAGGCGGCCGAGTGCTGCTCTGTGCAGCACTAGTGGTTTGTCTGGGCACTCTGAATCAGATCGCAGGAAAAATCAGATCCAAGCCGCTCGGGAAATACGACTactttgtctctctctgcaacGCCGTGCTCTACTCCACGGTCTACAGCCTCACACTC GTGCTCGCCGTCCGGTGGAAGCTAGTGCCGCGAGAGAATCTTTCTTTCGTCTGGCCTTCGCTGttccctccgcgcccgtctcATCCTTCTcgttctccctctctttcgAGTCCGCTTCCGGCTCCGGTGCCCGCCACGtcgccgcctttctctcctctcgcggctgcctcgtcgtcctctgcctccgctgcccccTCCGGTTCATCTCTGTGGAGCTGGTCCTCCCTggcttctccgctgctgcctcgcctcgcgctcgcggctccttcgcggccgtcAGCTgtcccttcgccgcgggcgacagcCCCTGAGCtcggcgcgtggcgcttcTTCGTGTTGACCGGCCTAtgcgacgcctgcggcaaCGTGCTCGGCTTCATTGCACAGCCCTTCGTTCCAGGGCCTCTCTTTTCgctcgcgacgcaggcgattGTGCCCTTTTCTTGCCTATGCTCGCTcgttctgctgcggcggcgataTTCCCTGCCGCAGCTTGCCGCGCTACTGCTGGTGATGTTGggcttcttcgtcgcgtGGTATCCGCTCGTCGCCAGCGAGCCCGCGGGTCTCGCCTCCgtgccgcgcatgcgcgccgcgaccgacGTCGAGCCCTGGAGCGCAggccttctctcgcgccgcagccaccaTGCACGCGAAGCTCCGCACGGAGACAGCCAGGAGGACTCAGCTCTCTTTAGCGAGGttgaggccgcgccgcacgcgaagaGGCCCGAAGGCAAGCGCGCACGAGCTGTCGGAGGGGAAGaatctcgcgcgccgcagcactcagagcgcagaaaacgaggagaggaaggcgaggagacgaggcggcaggagggagcggagggagacgagcAGGCGCGGCATGCGACCCTCAGGCGCAAGaggggcgaagcgccgccttcaagcgcgagaggggggggcgtcAAAGGCGAACCTAGCATCGGGGAAGAGGATGAAGCGGAAAAGCAGCAACGGATGACGATATGCCGGGAGGCAGGCCATGTGTgtcgtttcctctctccctcgtaCTTCTCTCTGGTTGAGACGTTCCCCTACGACCCCTCTGTTGTCGTTCCTTCTttcgacgacgacgacgacgtaGTTCACgggcttcctccgccttcttgggcgggcgcgtcctcttcgcctcgctccccgcgcccgccggcgcatgCTGCCGAGAGCTCGCCTGGCGTACCTCcgggcgcggagcccgcAGATGCCGTCTGGTTTTACATGCTGCTAGTCGCGTTTTCGAGTTTCCCTACGGCTCTGAGTTTCGCGGTCAAAGAAAAACTTTTGCGCGAGTATGAgacggcgcacgcgcgccgcgacgcaggcgacgccgacgcggatGTGCGGCTGCCCTCGCACTCGGGCGCGATGACGCCCGTCGCGGCTGTCGGGTCGGTCTCTGAGATCTGCGAGGTGGAGGACGAGGAGTCGctggacgccggcgacgaagaagcaagCGAAAGTGGCTCATCCactgcgcctggcgcgctTCGGCTGGTGCTCGGCGCAAGAAGTATAGCGCGAAtgcgagacagagaaaccGAGGCAACGGCGTTTGGTGGGGCCAAAATGGtcgccgcaggagggcggCAGGATGGGGGAGCTGCGAGgttcgctgcagaggccttTCAAGACGGATGTCGGGAGCGGGCTGCGAGTCGGCATCCCGGGGCGCTCACGCATAGAGAGGCAGGCGGTGAGGGGCTTTTTGTCCCCACAGAAGAGCTCCGAGACACCTCATGGGAGCGCGATGTACTCACAGACACGCACAGCGACCTTGCGGCGGCCCTGTCGGCGGCGAAACGGATTCCAGGCGGAGACACGTGGCAGCAGGAAGGGACAAGCTGGAGAGAGGACGAGACCCCGAGCCTTTCTTCGAACGTCGGCGGAGAGAGCCCGTGTGTAACTCAGACGCTTCATGTGCTAGTCATCTGCGCCCACGGATCGGTCTTCCAGCTCCTCTGGATTCTCCTCTCCATTCCGCTCAGCGTCTTCGTTGGGCAG GCCTACGTCAGCTACGCCGTCGTGAACATCGTCTTCAATCTCTCTCTCATTG GCCTAGTCAGCGCAGCCTCGTCTCTATTAACCTTCGTCTGCAtgaaggcgacgctgccgctgtcGATTATTCTCTACGCGACGCTGCCCTGGCCTCTCTTCGACCCTCGAGATGTGCGCGTCACCCGCGAAACCACG TATGTGCCTGCGTCACGGATGTggaggcaggcagcgggAAGCGGTGTCGCCAAGGATGGCGAGACCGCGAAAGATCTTACGAGTCGCAGCGAGCATACGTAG